The Alkalihalobacillus sp. TS-13 genomic interval CCCCGTCGTCCACATCTCTGGAAGGACGATCACATCAGCTGATTCATTACATGCATCGCGGATGGTCGCGGTCACTTTTTCAAAATTCACTTGTGGTTTTCCGAATTCTATATCCATCTGTATTACTGCTACTTTCATACAAGGACCCCCTTAATTCCAGATATTCAACATAAATTCCTTTACATTTAGTCATTAACACTTTAACATAAGTGATTAGAATTTTACGACAATTTACAATTAAAATTTTTCTCAATATAGGAGGTTATCAGATTGTCTCGTTTTCAACAATCAGAATCACTCAAACGTTTGCCTGACCAATTCTTTGCAAAACTTGTAAATAAGATCGAACCCTACTATCAAGCTGGTTATGACATGATCAATCTTGGACAGGGGAATCCTGACCAGCCTACCCCGGATCATATCATCGAGGCACTGCAGACCTCAGCAACCAACCCGATCCACCATAAATATCCGCCATTTCGAGGTCATACCTTTTTGAAAAAAGCGATTGCCGATTATTACAAAAGGGAATACGATGTCGATCTAGACCCAGAAAAAGAAGTCGCTGTTCTTTTTGGTGCGAAGGCGGGTCTCGTAGAAGTAAGCCAATGCTTGTTAAACCAAGGTGATACTGTATTAGTACCCGATCCAGGTTACCCTGACTATGAATCTGGGATCGCCATCGCTGGAGCAAATCAATATAAGATGCCGCTTAAAAAGGAAAACGACTTCCTGCCAGACTACGATTCTATTCCACAAAATGTACTGGAACAAGCAAAGCTGATGTTCCTGAACTATCCTAACAACCCGACAGCAGGAATCGCAACAAGGGAATTTTTTGAAGAGACGGTTGAGCTCGGTGAAAAGACTGGATGCTGTATCGTCCATGATTTTGCGTATGGATCGATTGGGTTTGACGGAAAGAAACCGATAAGCTTTCTTCAGGCAAAAGGGGCAAAAGAGGTCGGTGTCGAAATGTACACGCTTTCCAAAACATACAATATGGCTGGTTGGCGTGTTGGATTTGCATTAGGGAATAAGGAAGTCATCGAAGCACTCAACCTTATCCAGGATCATTACTACTGCGGTATGTTCGGCGGCATCCAGGAAGCAGCTGCAAGTGCACTAAACGGTCCACAAGACTGTGTACACGAATTGACCGCATTATATGAAAACCGTCGCAACGAATTCATCACGAAATTGAATGATCATGGATTCAACGTTGATCTTCCAAAAGGATCCTTTTTCTCGTGGCTTCCCGTGCCAGAAGGATATACATCACAAGAGTACGCGGAACTATTAATTGAAAAAGCGCATGTGATCGTAGCACCTGGAAATGGATTTGGCGAAACTGGTGAAGGATTCGTCCGAGTAGGTTTGAATTGTGAAAAAGAACGCCTGCTTGAAGCTGCCGACAGAATGATCCATTTACACGAAAACCACTTGTAATTCTAACTCCTCAACCAATTCGAGTGGGCACATTTCACTCTTCTCCGCATAAATTGTGTAGAGAGCAATCCCTGGAAGGGTGAGGTAACAAAATGTGTGGAATCACAGGATGGATCGATTTTAAAGAAAATTTGGCAAAAGAAACGGCAACAATACAAAAGATGGCAACCACGTTAGGGAAGCGAGGCCCGGATGCTACAACGCATTGGACATCACTCCATGTGGCATTCGGGCATGCACGTTTAATTGTGGTCGATCCTGCTGGTGGGGGTCA includes:
- a CDS encoding pyridoxal phosphate-dependent aminotransferase, translated to MSRFQQSESLKRLPDQFFAKLVNKIEPYYQAGYDMINLGQGNPDQPTPDHIIEALQTSATNPIHHKYPPFRGHTFLKKAIADYYKREYDVDLDPEKEVAVLFGAKAGLVEVSQCLLNQGDTVLVPDPGYPDYESGIAIAGANQYKMPLKKENDFLPDYDSIPQNVLEQAKLMFLNYPNNPTAGIATREFFEETVELGEKTGCCIVHDFAYGSIGFDGKKPISFLQAKGAKEVGVEMYTLSKTYNMAGWRVGFALGNKEVIEALNLIQDHYYCGMFGGIQEAAASALNGPQDCVHELTALYENRRNEFITKLNDHGFNVDLPKGSFFSWLPVPEGYTSQEYAELLIEKAHVIVAPGNGFGETGEGFVRVGLNCEKERLLEAADRMIHLHENHL